Proteins found in one Pseudomonas marvdashtae genomic segment:
- a CDS encoding ExbD/TolR family protein — MANLNSASDDDEDAAVDTINITPLVDVLMVVLVMFILTATAQVSGIQINLPKASSTISLSQPKTKAISINDGGQVFLDAYPVTLNELEDRLRIEKAQSPDFPVIVRGDSAVQYQKVIEVLDLLRRLELSQVGLVTGKPSQG; from the coding sequence ATGGCCAACCTCAATAGCGCCTCGGACGACGACGAAGATGCCGCCGTCGACACCATCAACATCACGCCGTTGGTGGACGTGCTCATGGTGGTGCTGGTGATGTTTATTCTCACCGCCACCGCCCAGGTCTCCGGGATCCAGATCAACCTGCCGAAGGCCAGCTCGACCATCTCGCTTTCGCAGCCCAAGACCAAGGCGATTTCCATCAATGATGGCGGCCAGGTGTTCCTCGATGCCTACCCGGTCACCCTCAACGAACTTGAAGATCGCTTGCGCATCGAGAAAGCCCAGAGCCCGGATTTTCCGGTGATCGTGCGCGGTGACTCGGCCGTGCAGTACCAGAAAGTCATTGAAGTGCTGGACCTGTTGCGCCGCCTGGAGTTGTCCCAGGTGGGCCTGGTCACCGGCAAACCGAGCCAGGGCTGA
- a CDS encoding energy transducer TonB family protein, whose amino-acid sequence MTSFPEQPQNGHLERQRDGTGRVRRVLQWTAGLLVGAGLAWLLWTWANDMSGIRREAPKIPAIIPLPPPPPPPEKPPEPEKPVEEKIVEPEPTPEPEEVKPEEEAPPSPAEDLADPMQMDSDAQAGSDAFNIGAGKGGGMAGAGGGRLGNGTYSQFLAYSFQRLLRESPELRNLAFRLEADVWLDQAGRVIRVELGRTSGDAELDAKVLATLRASPNLERPPASLQVPVRIRLQGRRPG is encoded by the coding sequence ATGACGTCTTTTCCTGAACAGCCGCAAAACGGACACCTGGAACGACAGCGGGACGGCACTGGCAGGGTGCGCCGCGTATTGCAATGGACTGCCGGTTTGCTGGTGGGCGCGGGCCTGGCCTGGCTGCTGTGGACATGGGCTAACGATATGAGCGGCATCCGTCGCGAGGCGCCGAAGATTCCCGCGATCATTCCGTTGCCGCCACCGCCGCCGCCCCCGGAAAAACCGCCGGAGCCGGAAAAACCGGTGGAAGAAAAAATCGTCGAGCCCGAACCCACGCCCGAACCAGAAGAAGTCAAGCCGGAGGAAGAAGCACCGCCTTCGCCCGCCGAAGACCTGGCTGACCCGATGCAAATGGACAGCGACGCCCAGGCTGGCTCCGACGCTTTCAATATCGGCGCGGGCAAGGGCGGCGGGATGGCTGGCGCCGGTGGCGGACGCCTCGGCAACGGCACCTACAGCCAGTTCCTGGCTTACAGCTTCCAGCGCTTGCTGCGCGAGTCGCCCGAGCTGCGCAACCTGGCTTTCCGCCTGGAGGCCGACGTCTGGCTGGACCAGGCCGGCCGGGTGATCCGGGTGGAACTGGGGCGCACCAGCGGCGATGCCGAACTTGACGCCAAGGTGCTGGCCACCTTGCGCGCCTCACCCAATCTGGAACGTCCACCCGCCTCGCTGCAGGTGCCGGTGCGTATCCGCCTACAAGGACGCCGGCCGGGCTAA